A single region of the Ornithodoros turicata isolate Travis unplaced genomic scaffold, ASM3712646v1 Chromosome25, whole genome shotgun sequence genome encodes:
- the LOC135373490 gene encoding uncharacterized protein LOC135373490 isoform X1 has product MRTYVVCILLLNACFVIAQDKEKCKRNPFSKLLGVKRVLSCKYRCQWTLTQYEHEDDGTPCFVKLVLPVHGVCYNGKCVEQLPHTTGEYTRVTGRTVTTEEWRTPEPRTREATTEQTKSFRKYSTELTSDYEEETASSFRTSKPYWATHGPSTTEEVSTEEEYTADDFAVRPGPEETRKENYYERTEGTDDDRPSSTTETE; this is encoded by the exons ATGAGGACATACGTTGTTTGTATCCTCCTGCTGAACGCCTGCTTTGTGATTG CTCAAGACAAGGAAAAGTGCAAGAGAAATCCTTTTTCCAAATTACTG GGTGTTAAACGCGTACTGTCCTGCAAGTACCGCTGCCAGTGGACTCTGACTCAGTACGAACACGAAGATGATGGAACACCCTGTTTT GTAAAGCTCGTGCTCCCCGTCCACGGTGTGTGCTACAACGGAAAATGCGTGGAACAGCTTCCGCATACTACGGGCGAATATACTAGGGTGACCGGTAGGACAGTGACTACGGAAGAGTGGAGAACGCCTGAACCACGCACCAGAGAAGCTACGACTGAGCAGACAAAATCATTCAGAAAGTACAGCACAGAGCTGACCTCTGACTATGAGGAAGAAACCGCAAGCTCCTTCCGAACCTCAAAGCCATACTGGGCGACTCACGGGCCAAGTACCACGGAAGAGGTATCAACAGAGGAAGAGTATACAGCTGATGACTTTGCCGTAAGACCAG GTCCGGAAGAAACCAGGAAGGAAAACTATTACGAGAGGACTGAAGGCACCGACGACGACCGCCCCAGTTCTACTACAGAAACGGAATAA
- the LOC135373490 gene encoding uncharacterized protein LOC135373490 isoform X2, with the protein MRTYVVCILLLNACFVIAQDKEKCKRNPFSKLLGVKRVLSCKYRCQWTLTQYEHEDDGTPCFVKLVLPVHGVCYNGKCVEQLPHTTGEYTRVTGRTVTTEEWRTPEPRTREATTEQTKSFRKYSTELTSDYEEETASSFRTSKPYWATHGPSTTEEVSTEEEYTADDFAVRPVEYRSGRNQEGKLLRED; encoded by the exons ATGAGGACATACGTTGTTTGTATCCTCCTGCTGAACGCCTGCTTTGTGATTG CTCAAGACAAGGAAAAGTGCAAGAGAAATCCTTTTTCCAAATTACTG GGTGTTAAACGCGTACTGTCCTGCAAGTACCGCTGCCAGTGGACTCTGACTCAGTACGAACACGAAGATGATGGAACACCCTGTTTT GTAAAGCTCGTGCTCCCCGTCCACGGTGTGTGCTACAACGGAAAATGCGTGGAACAGCTTCCGCATACTACGGGCGAATATACTAGGGTGACCGGTAGGACAGTGACTACGGAAGAGTGGAGAACGCCTGAACCACGCACCAGAGAAGCTACGACTGAGCAGACAAAATCATTCAGAAAGTACAGCACAGAGCTGACCTCTGACTATGAGGAAGAAACCGCAAGCTCCTTCCGAACCTCAAAGCCATACTGGGCGACTCACGGGCCAAGTACCACGGAAGAGGTATCAACAGAGGAAGAGTATACAGCTGATGACTTTGCCGTAAGACCAG TGGAGTACAGGTCCGGAAGAAACCAGGAAGGAAAACTATTACGAGAGGACTGA